A portion of the Rahnella variigena genome contains these proteins:
- a CDS encoding YidB family protein gives MSLIQNILGSLGLTDQISDELKGVVEWVEQQGGIHSIVNRLQNGEFSDIVKSWLSDDKNMAISSELVQKMLNTSEINQLADHLGINFNDASKLLAECLPQLVNMASSNGKMNENTDLIDNLSKISH, from the coding sequence ATGAGCTTAATACAAAATATTTTGGGAAGTCTGGGTCTAACTGATCAGATTAGTGACGAGCTAAAAGGGGTGGTTGAGTGGGTAGAGCAGCAGGGAGGGATCCACTCTATCGTGAATCGTCTTCAAAATGGGGAGTTCAGTGATATTGTAAAATCATGGCTTAGTGATGATAAGAATATGGCTATAAGTAGTGAGCTCGTTCAAAAAATGCTTAATACCAGCGAGATTAATCAATTGGCTGATCATTTAGGCATCAACTTCAATGACGCTTCAAAGCTGCTGGCAGAATGTCTTCCGCAATTAGTGAACATGGCATCATCGAATGGGAAGATGAATGAGAATACAGATTTGATTGATAATCTCAGTAAAATTTCTCACTAA